One genomic segment of Ricinus communis isolate WT05 ecotype wild-type chromosome 5, ASM1957865v1, whole genome shotgun sequence includes these proteins:
- the LOC8287735 gene encoding serine/threonine-protein kinase GIN4, whose protein sequence is MEQFRQIGEALGSLKALMVLQDDIQINRRQCCLLLNIFTSAFDTIAEEIKQNLKLDEKNTKWKPLEEPLKELYRVFKEGELYVRRCLDSKDWWGKAVVLHQNKDSIEFHIHNLVSYFPAVIEAIETAGEISGLDQDEMQKKRVMLFKKYDRSWHDQKLFQWRFGKQYLVSREICNQIETAVKEDGWLLVGAIKEKMKAGSLTKNEQRLGDLLQKKLNGQLLINGKLPPSSILLGAEDYQVRRRLGGGSQYKEIQWLGESFALRHFFEDIEPLNSEISVLLSLSHPNIVQYLCGFYDEEKKECFLVMELMSKDLYAYMKENSSSRRQVLFPLPIVVDIMLQVARGMEFLHSRKIYVGDLNPTNIFLKPRKSTEGYFHVKVSGFGLTYIENPSSRHSSSNQNAFDPCIWHAPEVLAEREQTGSPSTRKHSEKADVYSFGMLCFQLLTGKLPFEDGHLQGDQMAKNIRAGERPLFPSLSPKYLVNLTKKCWHTDPNYRPSFSSISRVLRYIKKYLVMNPVDGQLVMQSPPVDYSELEAGFLKRYPGEMNGGLASVSQIPFQMFVYRISEKERTSLSFRFKQSETSEAASNGWDENISVVEDPVVPASDARSISSDMKTVCFDLSSIYIENPDGKIPSDLRSVRSEPPDKKIMLRKKSSNVKVRKTPVKPKAPIPARTSPWNPPGQSPKVSREKPFSSSPLSPARRKASGQALSPEKL, encoded by the exons ATGGAGCAGTTCCGTCAGATAGGAGAGGCATTGGGAAGTTTGAAGGCTCTAATGGTGTTGCAGGATGATATTCAGATCAATAGGAGACAGTGCTGTTTGTTGCTTAATATCTTCACTTCAGCTTTCGACACAATTGCGGAGGAGATCAAGCAGAATTTGAAGCTTGATGAAAAGAATACCAAGTGGAAACCCCTTGAAGAGCCTCTAAAAGAGCTTTACAGGGTCTTCAAGGAAGGGGAGCTCTATGTTAGGCGATGTTTGGATAGTAAAGATTGGTGGGGTAAAGCTGTTGTCCTCCATCAAAACAAGGACTCAATTGAGTTCCATATTCATAATTTGGTTAGCTACTTCCCCGCTGTTATCGAGGCAATCGAGACTGCAGGAGAGATCTCAGGACTTGACCAGGATGAGATGCAAAAGAAAAGGGTTATGCTTTTCAAGAAGTATGACAGAAGTTGGCATGATCAGAAACTTTTTCAATGGAGATTTGGGAAGCAATATTTGGTCTCCAGGGAAATTTGTAATCAAATTGAGACTGCAGTGAAAGAAGACGGATGGCTTCTCGTTGGAGcaatcaaagaaaagatgaaAGCAGGGTCACTAACAAAGAACGAGCAGCGACTTGGGGATTTATTACAGAAGAAGCTGAATGGACAGCTGCTAATTAATGGCAAACTCCCTCCAAGTTCAATTCTGTTAGGAGCAGAAGATTACCAAGTCAGGCGAAGATTAGGTGGAGGAAGCCAGTACAAAGAAATTCAATGGCTAGGAGAAAGCTTCGCTTTGAGACATTTCTTTGAGGATATTGAGCCATTAAACTCTGAGATATCTGTGCTGCTATCACTTTCCCATCCTAATATAGTGCAGTATCTCTGTGGATTTTACgatgaagaaaaaaaggaatgtTTTCTTGTAATGGAGTTGATGAGCAAAGATCTTTATGCATACATGAAGGAGAATAGCAGTTCAAGGAGGCAGGTTTTGTTCCCTCTTCCTATCGTTGTTGATATCATGCTTCAGGTAGCAAGAGGTATGGAATTTCTCCACTCACGAAAGATCTATGTTGGAGATCTGAATCCTACTAACATCTTTCTCAAACCAAGAAAATCCACGGAAGGTTATTTTCATGTGAAAGTCTCAGGGTTTGGTTTAACTTATATCGAAAATCCATCTTCTCGACACTCATCATCAAACCAAAATGCATTTGATCCTTGCATTTGGCATGCACCGGAAGTTTTAGCTGAAAGAGAACAGACCGGAAGCCCCTCTACTCGAAAACACTCAGAGAAAGCAGATGTTTACAGTTTTGGAATGCTTTGTTTCCAGCTTTTGACAGGTAAACTTCCTTTTGAGGATGGGCATCTTCAAGGAGACCAGATGGCGAAAAACATAAGAGCAGGGGAGAGACCATTATTCCCATCCCTTTCACCAAAATACCTTGTGAACTTAACCAAAAAATGTTGGCATACTGATCCAAACTATAGGCCTAGTTTCTCATCTATTTCTAGGGTTCTAAGGTACATCAAGAAGTATCTTGTGATGAATCCTGTCGATGGTCAGCTTGTTATGCAGTCACCACCAGTCGATTACTCAGAACTGGAAGCAGGGTTCTTGAAGAGGTATCCAGGGGAGATGAATGGTGGTCTAGCCTCAGTATCACAAATCCCATTTCAAATGTTTGTTTACAGGATTTCCGAGAAAGAAAGGACTTCTCTGAGCTTCAGATTTAAGCAGTCAGAAACAAGTGAAGCCGCCTCAAATGGCTGGGATGAGAATATTTCTGTAGTAGAGGATCCAGTGGTACCAGCAAGTGACGCAAGGTCAATTAGCTCCGACATGAAGACAGTTTGTTTTGATTTAAGTTCTATCTACATTGAGAATCCAGATGGGAAAATCCCATCTGATTTGAGGTCAGTTCGTTCAGAGCCTCCagacaagaaaataatgttGAGAAAAAAAAGTTCCAATGTCAAAGTCAGAAAAACGCCAG TTAAACCGAAGGCACCAATACCAGCAAGAACATCGCCATGGAATCCACCAGGACAGAGTCCAAAGGTCAGCCGAGAAAAGCCGTTCTCTTCAAGTCCTCTCAGTCCTGCAAGGCGCAAAGCAAGTGGGCAAGCCCTAAGTCCTGAGAAGTTATAG